The following proteins come from a genomic window of Thiothrix unzii:
- a CDS encoding anti-sigma factor yields the protein MMANSEGSVNTASNGIWRYGLYALIAALLLVALGFGVRYWEPAQASADNGELSVLRERLLSDSSSVRGNWLRTLNPLVQDVQGDLVWNSTQSQGVMRFVDLPAPAAGQFYQLWLYDTRSADGVPVSGAVVRNGAGKGEWFAAIKTEKMVLAPFKFELHLHADKSAEKSQLLLMVQP from the coding sequence ATGATGGCAAACAGCGAGGGAAGCGTGAACACCGCAAGCAATGGAATCTGGCGTTACGGGCTATACGCGCTTATCGCCGCCTTGTTGCTGGTGGCTCTGGGTTTCGGGGTGCGCTACTGGGAACCCGCGCAAGCCAGTGCAGATAATGGTGAATTGTCAGTATTACGTGAGCGTTTACTCAGCGACTCCAGCAGTGTGCGTGGTAATTGGTTACGCACTCTCAATCCTTTGGTGCAAGACGTGCAGGGCGATTTGGTGTGGAATAGCACCCAAAGCCAAGGCGTAATGCGTTTCGTGGATTTACCTGCGCCTGCTGCCGGACAGTTTTACCAACTCTGGCTTTACGATACCCGCAGTGCCGATGGCGTGCCGGTTTCCGGGGCGGTGGTGCGTAATGGTGCGGGCAAGGGCGAGTGGTTCGCGGCGATTAAAACTGAAAAAATGGTGCTTGCGCCGTTTAAGTTTGAGCTGCACTTACATGCGGATAAATCGGCTGAAAAATCACAGTTGTTGTTGATGGTGCAGCCTTAG